In Ignavibacteriota bacterium, one genomic interval encodes:
- a CDS encoding MFS transporter, which yields MLKNISIKKNPLLHWQVKIFSATWLAYVGYYFARKAFYVVKSPLADSLNFSALDLAHLGTAYLVFYMIGQYSSAFFGRKLGPKLLLLIGMGISLICNFVFGISNGFWTILLFLSLNGLAQGTGWPGCIGSLAFWFTREKRGTVLGFWATCYQVGSVISTSFAAYMLGEYGWRWSFFGASLVLLVIWFVVLFLHPNKPEDVGLESIKDEEDSCEIENDNTEKLGWSRDTWLTVITMGLIYFTIKFLRYALWSWVPFFLNKNFGMNESNAGYLSVVFDLAGFVGVLFAGYISDKVFKGRRSLISAIMLSFMALAFILMYVKGESNLMFFTISMGIAGFMLYGPDSLISGVGAIDVGSKRGALTAAGIINGTGSIGPIFQEEIIGWLYTKYNNELTPILILLVLMAVVSALLTFYLWWKSKKRKSKFVDPLYS from the coding sequence TTGCTTAAAAATATATCAATCAAAAAAAATCCGCTTTTACATTGGCAGGTAAAAATCTTTAGTGCTACATGGCTGGCTTACGTCGGTTACTATTTTGCGCGAAAAGCCTTTTATGTTGTAAAAAGTCCTTTAGCAGATTCATTAAATTTTTCGGCACTTGATTTAGCCCATTTAGGCACCGCTTATTTAGTATTTTACATGATTGGTCAATATTCCAGCGCATTTTTTGGAAGAAAACTCGGACCAAAATTATTACTGCTTATCGGAATGGGAATTTCACTTATATGTAATTTTGTTTTCGGTATTTCAAATGGGTTCTGGACTATTTTGTTATTCCTTTCATTAAACGGTTTAGCGCAAGGTACAGGCTGGCCGGGATGTATTGGTTCGCTGGCGTTTTGGTTTACAAGAGAAAAACGCGGAACAGTTCTGGGATTTTGGGCAACTTGTTATCAAGTCGGTTCAGTAATTTCGACTTCATTTGCCGCTTATATGCTTGGTGAATATGGGTGGAGATGGTCATTTTTCGGCGCTTCACTAGTGCTGCTTGTAATATGGTTTGTCGTTTTATTTTTACATCCAAATAAACCTGAAGATGTTGGACTTGAGTCAATAAAAGATGAAGAGGATTCATGTGAAATTGAAAACGATAATACTGAAAAATTAGGATGGAGCCGTGATACATGGTTAACAGTAATTACAATGGGATTAATTTATTTCACTATTAAATTTTTACGTTATGCCCTTTGGAGCTGGGTACCGTTTTTCCTGAATAAAAATTTTGGGATGAATGAAAGCAATGCTGGATATCTATCTGTTGTATTTGATCTTGCGGGATTTGTCGGAGTACTATTCGCGGGATATATTTCCGATAAAGTATTTAAAGGCAGAAGATCATTAATATCAGCTATTATGTTAAGTTTTATGGCGCTTGCATTTATTTTAATGTATGTAAAAGGTGAATCTAATCTGATGTTTTTCACAATCTCAATGGGAATTGCCGGATTTATGCTTTACGGTCCCGACTCACTTATTTCCGGAGTAGGCGCAATAGATGTTGGTTCAAAAAGAGGCGCGTTAACCGCGGCAGGTATAATAAATGGTACGGGATCAATTGGACCAATTTTCCAAGAAGAAATAATCGGCTGGCTCTATACAAAATATAACAACGAACTAACCCCAATTTTAATTTTATTAGTCTTAATGGCCGTTGTCAGCGCTTTACTAACATTTTATTTATGGTGGAAATCCAAAAAAAGGAAAAGTAAATTTGTAGATCCACTATATTCTTAA
- a CDS encoding type 1 glutamine amidotransferase codes for MGQLHFLIIDGYPKPSRDQFEEVGMTKAGELYGKLLLQHLPNAKYDVYYSSDPGVVLPKGDELKKYDGVLWPGCNLTVYHDHDERVTKMVDICKDAYEVGVPQFGSCWAAQIAVYAAGGEVKPNPKGREMGLARKVFLTEEGRKHPMYEGKPPVFDGFISHDDEITKLPEGGKWLASNDFTNVQAVEVKHKKGIFWAPQYHPEYDLHEIARLIIAREEKLIKQNYFASKEDLLNYAEDLEKIYSDKNRKDLRWKYGIDDDVIDDKIRQVEFVNWLNKIVIPYSNKTE; via the coding sequence ATGGGTCAATTGCATTTTCTTATTATTGATGGCTATCCAAAACCAAGTAGAGATCAATTTGAAGAAGTAGGAATGACAAAAGCCGGCGAATTATATGGCAAACTATTACTGCAACACTTGCCAAACGCTAAATATGATGTATATTATTCCAGCGATCCAGGAGTTGTTTTGCCTAAGGGTGATGAACTTAAAAAATATGACGGAGTTTTGTGGCCTGGGTGCAATTTAACTGTTTATCACGATCATGATGAAAGAGTAACAAAGATGGTCGATATATGTAAAGATGCATATGAAGTAGGTGTTCCTCAATTTGGTAGCTGCTGGGCTGCACAGATTGCTGTTTATGCCGCAGGTGGTGAAGTTAAACCAAATCCAAAAGGCAGAGAAATGGGATTGGCAAGAAAGGTCTTTTTAACAGAAGAAGGACGTAAGCATCCAATGTACGAAGGCAAGCCTCCTGTATTTGATGGTTTTATTAGTCATGATGACGAAATAACAAAACTTCCCGAAGGCGGCAAATGGCTTGCGTCAAATGATTTTACAAATGTACAGGCAGTAGAAGTTAAACATAAAAAAGGGATTTTCTGGGCGCCTCAATATCATCCTGAGTATGATCTGCATGAAATTGCACGCTTAATTATTGCAAGAGAAGAAAAATTAATTAAACAAAATTATTTCGCTTCAAAAGAAGATTTATTGAATTATGCCGAGGACTTGGAAAAAATCTATTCTGATAAAAACAGAAAAGATTTAAGATGGAAATACGGAATTGATGATGATGTTATTGATGATAAAATAAGACAAGTTGAATTCGTAAATTGGTTAAATAAAATAGTAATTCCTTATTCAAATAAAACAGAGTAA
- the nadC gene encoding carboxylating nicotinate-nucleotide diphosphorylase — translation MKIEEEYLKNIDELINLAVAEDIYTGDITTEAIIPSVSITEGYLKSKDEGIICGLEVAELVFKKFDTNIVWKNNFKDGDKIYKNSIISVFTGNYKSLLSAERIALNFLQRMSAISTKTSKFVNELNNTNTKLLDTRKTLPGFRTLDKYAVKMGGGTNHRFGLYDLIMIKDNHIDVAGSITNAVNQVRNKYQNKFKIEVEVKNLNEVKEALQLKVDIIMLDNMSIEEMKKAVIIIDNKILTEASGNVTLEKLKIIAETGVNFISVGALTHSVNAFDIGMYIKK, via the coding sequence ATGAAAATTGAAGAAGAATATTTAAAGAATATTGATGAACTGATAAACCTTGCGGTTGCGGAAGATATTTATACCGGTGATATTACAACAGAAGCAATAATTCCTTCTGTTAGTATTACTGAGGGTTATTTAAAATCAAAGGATGAGGGAATAATTTGCGGATTAGAAGTCGCTGAATTAGTATTTAAAAAATTTGATACGAACATTGTTTGGAAAAATAATTTTAAAGACGGTGATAAAATTTATAAAAATTCAATAATTTCAGTTTTTACAGGGAACTACAAATCATTGCTTTCAGCGGAAAGAATTGCGTTAAACTTTTTGCAGAGAATGTCGGCTATTTCCACCAAAACTTCTAAGTTTGTAAATGAGTTGAATAACACAAATACGAAATTACTTGATACTAGAAAAACACTTCCTGGATTTAGAACTTTAGATAAATATGCCGTTAAAATGGGAGGCGGAACCAATCATAGATTCGGATTGTATGATTTGATAATGATAAAAGATAATCATATTGACGTTGCTGGAAGTATTACAAATGCTGTAAATCAAGTTCGGAATAAGTATCAAAATAAATTTAAAATTGAAGTCGAAGTAAAAAACCTAAACGAAGTTAAAGAGGCTCTGCAATTGAAAGTAGATATTATTATGCTTGATAATATGTCAATTGAAGAAATGAAAAAGGCTGTTATTATTATTGATAACAAAATACTGACTGAAGCTTCGGGGAATGTAACTTTAGAAAAATTAAAAATAATTGCTGAGACCGGAGTTAACTTTATTTCAGTTGGAGCTTTAACTCATTCAGTAAATGCATTTGATATTGGGATGTACATTAAAAAATAA
- a CDS encoding alpha-L-fucosidase — MYNNSKNISLTLVYLILISVNNIFAQENEILNGKFKPTWKSFEENYQCPDWFRDAKFGIWAHWTAQCVPEQGDWYARGMYEQGNKYYDFHVKNYGHPTKFGFMEIDNLWKAENWDPAKLMELYKYAGAKYFVALANHHDNFDNYNSEYHKWNSVNVGPKKDIVGIWEKIARKNGMYFGVSNHSAHAWHWFQTAYGYDQEGPLAGIRYDAATLTKEDGKGKWWEGLDPQELYTGPNIIMPDGINDIKTANDWHEKNDRVWTEEPPLQNKNFTNMWFLRCKDLVDKYKPDLVYFDDYELPLGQAGLDIVAHFYNSNIQLNNGKLEAVVTAKQLKPEQKSGIVEDIERGFSSEIQPFAWQTCSCIGNWHYRRSDYESNSYKTPKQIILSLIDIVSKNGNLLLSIPIRGDGTIDDLEVKFLENLGKWMEINGEGIYGTRPWKVYGEGPTKVKAGMFNESDLEDFSNEDIRFTSKSDTLYAFMMNCSESKVANIKSLGKHSDLINGQKIEKIKFLGSENKLEWKQTNDSLIINLSDENPLESVAVLKIILGKY, encoded by the coding sequence ATGTACAATAACTCTAAAAACATTTCCTTAACCTTAGTTTATCTAATATTAATTAGTGTAAATAATATTTTTGCGCAAGAGAATGAAATATTAAATGGAAAATTTAAACCGACTTGGAAATCATTTGAGGAAAATTATCAATGTCCAGATTGGTTTAGAGACGCAAAGTTCGGTATTTGGGCTCATTGGACAGCACAATGCGTCCCTGAGCAAGGAGATTGGTATGCTCGGGGAATGTATGAGCAAGGTAATAAATATTATGATTTTCACGTAAAAAATTATGGTCATCCTACAAAGTTTGGATTTATGGAAATTGATAATCTTTGGAAAGCCGAGAATTGGGATCCCGCAAAACTTATGGAATTATATAAATACGCCGGGGCAAAATATTTTGTCGCTTTGGCAAATCATCATGATAATTTTGATAATTATAATTCAGAATATCACAAATGGAATTCTGTAAATGTAGGACCAAAAAAAGATATTGTTGGAATTTGGGAAAAAATTGCCAGAAAGAATGGAATGTATTTCGGTGTCAGTAATCATTCCGCGCACGCTTGGCACTGGTTTCAAACGGCTTATGGCTATGATCAGGAAGGACCTCTTGCGGGTATTCGTTATGACGCGGCAACTTTAACGAAAGAAGATGGAAAAGGAAAATGGTGGGAAGGTCTTGATCCCCAAGAACTTTATACTGGTCCAAATATTATTATGCCCGATGGAATTAATGATATTAAAACCGCAAATGACTGGCACGAAAAAAACGACAGAGTTTGGACCGAAGAACCACCGTTGCAAAATAAAAATTTTACGAATATGTGGTTTCTGCGCTGTAAAGATCTAGTAGATAAATATAAACCAGATTTAGTTTATTTTGATGATTATGAATTGCCTTTAGGACAAGCTGGATTGGATATTGTAGCACATTTTTACAATTCAAATATTCAGTTAAACAATGGCAAACTCGAAGCTGTTGTAACCGCAAAACAACTAAAACCTGAACAGAAATCAGGTATTGTGGAAGATATTGAAAGAGGTTTCAGCAGTGAAATTCAGCCTTTCGCTTGGCAGACTTGCTCATGTATTGGAAATTGGCATTATAGAAGATCAGATTATGAAAGTAATTCATATAAAACCCCTAAGCAAATTATTCTTTCACTAATAGATATTGTCAGCAAAAATGGAAATTTACTTTTAAGTATTCCAATTAGAGGTGATGGTACGATTGATGACTTGGAAGTGAAATTTTTAGAAAATTTAGGTAAATGGATGGAAATAAATGGCGAAGGAATTTATGGAACTAGACCATGGAAAGTTTATGGAGAAGGACCTACAAAAGTTAAAGCCGGAATGTTCAATGAAAGTGACTTGGAGGATTTTTCAAATGAGGATATTAGGTTTACGTCAAAGAGCGACACACTTTATGCTTTTATGATGAATTGTTCTGAAAGCAAAGTTGCGAATATTAAATCGCTCGGTAAACATTCCGATTTAATCAATGGTCAAAAAATTGAAAAAATAAAATTTTTGGGCTCAGAAAATAAGTTGGAATGGAAGCAGACAAATGATTCGCTTATCATTAATTTGTCTGATGAAAATCCGTTAGAATCTGTTGCCGTATTAAAGATAATTTTAGGTAAATATTAA
- a CDS encoding HAD family hydrolase, producing MIKGITFDLWDTVFIDDSDEPKRKNAGRPTKAAERRLLVHQFVNKHQNISQEKVNAAYDAQDAAFRKVWHDHHITWKVKERLEIVLKGINVTLPPNEMNELVKLHEEMELEYRPNFIDGVHDAIKELSKNYKLGVISDAIFSPGRALRKLLEDEGLLKYFSTFVFSDEVGCSKPAEGVFHAAKKGLELEFNEIVHIGDREHNDILGPEKMGMHSILCLAALDRGSDRNRADGYFEHYNELPNLIEKLKDI from the coding sequence ATGATCAAAGGTATAACATTTGATCTTTGGGATACCGTTTTTATCGACGATTCCGATGAGCCAAAAAGAAAGAATGCAGGCAGACCAACAAAAGCTGCCGAAAGAAGGTTATTAGTTCATCAATTTGTTAATAAACATCAAAATATTTCTCAAGAAAAAGTGAATGCGGCATATGACGCGCAGGATGCTGCCTTTAGAAAAGTTTGGCATGATCATCATATTACTTGGAAAGTAAAAGAACGTCTTGAAATTGTTTTGAAAGGAATAAACGTAACTTTACCTCCAAATGAAATGAATGAACTTGTTAAACTTCATGAGGAAATGGAATTAGAGTATCGTCCTAATTTTATTGATGGCGTGCATGATGCAATTAAAGAATTAAGTAAGAATTATAAACTTGGCGTTATTTCTGACGCGATATTTAGTCCGGGCAGAGCTTTAAGAAAACTTTTAGAAGACGAAGGTTTACTTAAATACTTTTCAACATTTGTTTTTTCAGATGAAGTTGGATGTTCAAAACCTGCCGAAGGTGTTTTTCATGCTGCAAAGAAAGGACTAGAACTCGAATTTAATGAAATCGTGCATATTGGAGACAGAGAGCACAATGATATTTTAGGTCCTGAAAAAATGGGTATGCATTCTATTTTATGTTTAGCCGCCCTTGATCGCGGTAGCGACAGAAACAGAGCAGACGGATATTTTGAACATTATAATGAATTACCAAATCTTATTGAAAAATTAAAGGATATATAA
- the nadB gene encoding L-aspartate oxidase has product MTKQIVESDFLIIGSGLAGLTSAIYASEFGTVTLVSKSKLSISSTYWAQGGIAAAIDKSDSAEIHFKDTLVAGGELCNNDAVKILVNEGIDRVNDLINWGMEFDELDGKLQLGLEGGHTNRRILHAGGDATGSKVVQFLASIVQKKSNIKIYQNTQVLELLNNDEQCLGANAFSWDSNKQFIFISPVTILATGGGSGIFSRTTNPYTSTGDGITLAYNAGAEICDMEFLQFHPTAFYSENDQTFLISEAVRGEGAYLLNGDGKRFMLDIHPNAELAPRDIVSKAIFYELQNSKIKSVFLDLTHLNAEKIKERFSSIYEKALEYNIDITKNLIPVSPAAHYMIGGVKTDINGRTNIKGLLACGEVTCTGVHGANRLASNSLLECLVFGKRCIDISGSIKNSNILNIQTVLDQTIDYKINNFIVDKFMSIKNKIATLLNNNAGIIRNEELLTSGLKNLEMFKQFGSNKEFEYYSFRIKSIIEIGELIIKSALNRKESRGTHQRSDFAETNNLFLGRYIFQNGHRIKFEKHN; this is encoded by the coding sequence ATGACAAAACAAATAGTTGAATCAGATTTTTTAATTATCGGCAGCGGTTTAGCCGGACTTACATCTGCAATATATGCCTCAGAATTTGGTACGGTAACTTTGGTTTCTAAAAGTAAATTAAGTATAAGCAGTACATACTGGGCACAAGGCGGAATTGCCGCAGCTATTGATAAGTCGGATTCTGCCGAAATTCACTTTAAAGATACTTTAGTTGCCGGCGGCGAACTTTGTAATAATGATGCGGTTAAAATTTTAGTTAATGAAGGCATTGATAGAGTTAACGATCTAATTAATTGGGGAATGGAATTTGATGAATTGGACGGAAAACTTCAACTAGGTTTAGAAGGAGGACACACAAACCGAAGAATTCTTCATGCCGGCGGCGATGCCACTGGAAGCAAAGTCGTTCAATTTCTTGCTAGTATTGTTCAGAAGAAAAGTAATATTAAAATTTATCAAAACACACAGGTTCTTGAACTTTTAAATAATGATGAACAATGTTTAGGAGCAAATGCTTTTTCTTGGGATAGCAATAAACAGTTTATATTTATTTCACCGGTCACTATTTTGGCAACAGGCGGCGGTTCAGGAATTTTTTCGCGAACAACGAATCCTTATACTTCAACCGGTGACGGAATTACTTTGGCTTATAATGCCGGAGCAGAAATTTGCGATATGGAATTTTTACAATTTCATCCGACCGCCTTTTATTCAGAAAATGATCAAACATTTTTAATTTCTGAAGCTGTTAGAGGTGAAGGTGCATATTTATTGAACGGCGACGGAAAAAGATTTATGCTGGATATTCATCCAAATGCTGAATTAGCGCCGCGTGACATAGTTTCTAAAGCTATATTTTATGAATTACAGAATTCCAAGATTAAATCTGTGTTTTTAGATCTTACACATTTAAATGCTGAAAAAATAAAAGAAAGATTCAGTTCAATTTATGAAAAAGCATTAGAATACAATATCGATATTACGAAAAATTTAATTCCTGTTTCACCTGCGGCTCATTATATGATCGGCGGTGTTAAAACAGATATAAATGGAAGGACAAATATTAAGGGTTTATTAGCTTGCGGAGAAGTTACTTGTACAGGTGTTCACGGTGCTAACAGACTCGCCAGTAATTCACTTTTGGAATGTTTGGTTTTTGGAAAAAGATGTATTGATATTAGCGGTTCTATAAAGAACAGTAATATTCTTAATATTCAAACGGTTCTTGATCAAACAATAGATTACAAGATAAATAATTTTATAGTTGATAAATTTATGAGTATCAAAAATAAAATCGCTACTTTGCTCAATAACAATGCTGGAATAATAAGAAACGAAGAATTATTAACTTCCGGATTAAAAAATTTAGAAATGTTTAAACAATTTGGTTCGAATAAAGAATTTGAATATTATTCATTTAGAATAAAAAGTATTATTGAGATAGGTGAATTGATTATTAAATCGGCTTTAAACAGAAAAGAAAGCAGAGGCACACACCAGCGCAGTGATTTTGCCGAAACAAATAATTTATTTCTTGGTCGGTATATTTTCCAAAATGGACATCGTATTAAATTTGAAAAACACAACTAA
- the nadA gene encoding quinolinate synthase NadA, which produces MINSKLVNEINKLKNKKNAVILAHNYQIGEIQDIADFVGDSLGLSQMAAKTNADLIVFCGVHFMAETASILSPNKKVIIPDLNAGCSLADSITAEELRNWKKENPDAVVVSYVNTTAEVKAETDYCCTSSNAVKIVNSIPLDKQILFLPDQYLGSYVKYITKRDIKIWNGSCHVHEKIGEMDFNIAEEKFPNAEFLIHPECGCSTSCMLKSAKNPNLKLNIYSTEGMLRRVNESDSQEFVIATEVGILHRMKKNSPEKIFHPANEKSVCEYMKLNTLENLYKSILNEQFEVKVDKELADKARLSIQRMIEIY; this is translated from the coding sequence ATGATAAATTCAAAGTTAGTAAATGAAATAAATAAATTAAAAAATAAAAAAAACGCGGTTATACTTGCTCATAATTACCAAATCGGTGAAATACAGGACATTGCGGATTTTGTTGGAGATTCACTTGGTTTGAGTCAAATGGCGGCAAAAACGAATGCTGACCTAATTGTATTTTGCGGAGTTCATTTTATGGCGGAAACCGCGTCAATTCTTTCACCTAATAAAAAAGTAATAATACCCGATCTAAACGCCGGATGTTCGCTTGCCGATAGCATAACGGCTGAAGAACTTAGAAATTGGAAAAAAGAAAATCCCGATGCGGTTGTAGTTTCATACGTTAACACAACTGCCGAAGTCAAAGCTGAAACAGATTATTGCTGTACATCTTCAAACGCAGTAAAGATAGTTAATTCAATTCCGTTAGATAAACAAATATTATTCCTTCCGGATCAATATTTAGGCAGCTATGTAAAATATATTACAAAACGTGATATAAAAATTTGGAACGGCTCTTGTCATGTTCATGAAAAAATTGGCGAAATGGATTTTAATATAGCAGAAGAGAAGTTCCCGAATGCGGAATTTTTAATACATCCTGAATGCGGCTGTTCTACATCGTGCATGTTAAAGTCTGCTAAAAACCCAAATTTAAAATTGAATATTTATTCAACTGAAGGAATGTTGAGAAGAGTAAATGAATCTGATTCGCAAGAATTTGTTATTGCAACCGAAGTTGGAATTCTGCACAGAATGAAAAAAAATAGTCCTGAAAAAATATTTCACCCTGCAAACGAAAAATCAGTCTGTGAATATATGAAATTAAACACTTTGGAAAATTTATATAAATCCATTTTAAATGAACAATTTGAAGTCAAAGTCGACAAAGAACTTGCGGATAAAGCAAGATTATCGATTCAAAGGATGATAGAGATTTATTAA